ATTCGACAGCTCAAACGAACGGATCGTAACGAAAGAATTGAAGATAGCTGCCAACGCTGCACGCTCTCAGCAGGAAGTCTGGGACCAGGTCAGTAATGCTCAAGCCCGTCTCGCTAAGAATGTCGGCGGATCAGTTCAGGCCGGAACCTCCAAGTCCAGCTTGCAGCTGAGTCTCGAAAACAAGAAGGTCTCCGCAACTATCGATGAATATGTCAAAGAGCTAAGCGGCGTTATCAATAGCAGATCGGACATCATCGGCTACGCTTTCGCAATAAACGGAAAAATCAATAGTGCCGACATCTACGTGTCGAACGCCCTGTTCAAAAAGCTATGGCCAAAGATGCTCAAGGCCACAGCGACCGAGGCAGTATCTGCCGCAAATGAAGTGCGCATGGCGGATCCCGTCAAACCTGCTTCGGTAAAAGGATTTCTCGACGAAGCAGAAAAAGCGTCTTCCAAAGACCGTTCGATCAACGCCGGAGCCAGTCTTCGTACCCACGAAGACACAGAGAACGTAATGTTCGAGGCTCGGGACGAAAAATCCAAAACCGTCGTCCACAAGAGCTATGTGAAAAAGAATTAACTCTTAGCTCGACCCCCATTCGGGCGTTCGATCAAAGATCCCGGCTTACGTCGCTGTGCCGCGAAATTTGATCGAACGCCCGACCTCATTCCTCATTTCCTGAACCAAAGTTTCGCTGCCTTTCAAAATGGTTGACGATCTCGCTGGCGGTCATTGATCCGACGAAGGGCGTTAGGGCTTCGATGGTGGCTGTCGCGATGCGTTCGATGGAGCCGAATTCTCTCAATAGCTTCATTTTGCGTTTGTCGCCGACGCCCGGGATCTCGGAGAGTTCGGATGAGAAGTCGCGTTTTTCGCGGCGTTTGCGGTGGAATTCGATCGCCGTCTTGTGCGTTTCTTCGCGGATCTGGAGGATTAGGCGGAACGCGAGCGAATTGCGGTCGAACGGGATCGGGCGGTCTTCGCGGCCGTGGACGATGAGGTGCGAGATCTGGTTGTGCTGTTTGGGCGGCTTGACGAGGCCGACGAGCATGATCTGTTCGAGATCGAGGGCCTCCATCGCGGCTGCTGCGGCGGCGACCTGGCCTTTGCCGCCGTCGATAAAGATGAGGCGAGGAAGCTGGCCGCCTTCGTCGAGGATGCGTTTGTAGCGGCGGTATACGGCCTCGTGCATCGAGGCGAAATCGTTCGCGCCGTCGACTGATTTGATTATCAAACGGCGATACGCGTAGCGTGCGGGCTTGCCGTTTTCGAAAACGACGATGCCGGCGACGTTTTCGGAGCCGGAGATGTTCGAAATGTCGAACGACTCGATCCGTTCGGGAAAATAGGACAGTTCTAAGATCTCCTGCAGCTCTTCAAGCACCTTTTCGCTGTCCGGTTTGAGGACGCGGAAACGCTGTTCGAACGCTATCTTGGCGTTAGTTTCGACGAGCTCGACCATGCTTTTCTTTGTGCCGCGTCTTGGGTCGAGAATTTTAACGCGCCGTCCGCGTCTTTGCGTTAGAGCACGCTCTAAAACATCGCGATCGTCAAAATCCTGCGGCACGTGGATCTCAAGAGGGACGTAATCGGTCGAATAATATTGAGCCAGAACCTCGCCGAGGAACTCTTTGGCGTCGAAGGTGTCGTCTTCGGGCAGGTCTTCCCAAAAGAACTCACGGCGGCCGACGATACGGCCTTCGCGCATGGTGAACAGCTGCAAGGCTAGCCGCTGATTTTCGCGGTAAAAGCCAATGATATCGACGTCGCGGTCGGCGGTCGTCGCCATCTTCTGCGTCTCACCGAGCGATATCACGGTGCGATGCAGGTCGCGATATTTTGCCGCAAGTTCATACTTCCCTTCTTCAGAAAAACGCCACATTCGCTGTTCGAGCTCAACCGCCAGCTCCTTGTTCTTGCCGTCCAATAGCACTTTGACGTCGTTAGCGGCTTCCTTATATTCCTGCTTGGTACAAAGCCCTCTGACGCACGGGCCGAGACATCTTTTCAGATGATATTCGAGGCACGGACGCGGCAAATTGCCATCGATCTCGATATCGCAAGTGCGAAGTTGGAAAGCACGATTGATCAGATTCAACGTGTTTCTCGCCATGACTGCCGGCAGAAACGGACCGTAATAGCTCCCTCCGTCACGGATCAATTTGCGGGTAACGACCACCTTTGGAAAGGGTTCATTTGTCAGTTTCAGATGCGGATATTGTTTATCGTCCTTGAGAAATATATTGAATTTTGGTTTGTGCTTTTTGATCAGATTTGACTCAAGTACGAGAGCCTCGACCTCACTGTCGACCACGATGAACTCAAAATCGGCGATCACTTTAACAAGCTGCTGGGTCTTCGGATCGTGATTTCGGCTCGCGTGAAAATACGACCGCACGCGGTTTCGCAAATTCTTTGCCTTGCCAATGTAGACGATCTTTCCGGCACCATTCTTATGAATGTAAATCCCGGCAGAGGTCGGTAGAGTTTTGAGCTTTTCTTCGATCGTCACAGTCTTGATTTTATCTATTTCCGCATCTTAACGGAAACTAGATCCACGCGATTCCCGCTCTATGGCTAACTTAGAGTGAAAACTCTCTATACCCTTTTATATCAACTAGTTACCGTGATCGTGGCGCCAATCCTTGTCCCATTTTTCCCGCACCTGTCCCACACCTGTCCCGTATGCCAGCGGGACAGGCAAGTACGTGTATTTGCACAAGTTACGGATCCTTTCTGCCTCTTTCCCGCCGATTTTCAAAAAAAACACTTGATTTGTCTTACAGTATGTCGTCCTGGACTACGCTGACAAATTAAAGTGGCGATCCCGGCATTCGCTGCCACTTTGTTATTCGTCCTCTCTGAGGAATCAAGGCCGCTGTTTCACCCGAAATCGTCACTTCAAGCACTGATCGATCATATCACAATTTGCACTATTCGTTGAAGGTATTATGTATGCAACGGCCGGCCCAATCTCAGATAAACTAGAAGTGTTCGTTGACCGAACGTGAGATGCACTCCGGACGAGGTGATCGAAATGTGAGAGAGGCGTGAATCGGGGAAAGTCGGCGAAACAACTTAAGAGGTGGCGGGCGAGACTTCGGGTATTGCCGGCGGTAAGCCGTCGACAAGTTTTGTTCACACTACCGTCTCGCCCATATTGGTCCTCGCGAATGTAAGCGTGAGGAAAGCAAGATAGCCGCAGCAGCACCTTCGTGCGGCCGCGGCTGGATTAGTGTGATCACTTTTGGACAGCGGGAAGCAGAAGTCCGATCAGGATCGCGATGATACCGACTGAAGTAATTGTAAACATTTTATGATTCCTCCGAAATTATTATTATATTTTGTAACTTTCGAGACTTTATTGCCGCATCAGTTACAATTGATAGACGTCTTCAACTGAACTTTTTGCGGAAGATCTGAAACGATTTCGAAATTATTTTGGCTCATGCGAACGATCGTTACTACATCGGTGATCGAAGCGGCTGCGTTCATCAAACGCGGCGGCGTGGTGGCGTTTCCGACCGAAACTGTATACGGACTGGGAGCAAATGTTTTTGATGCCGCCGCAGTGGCAAAGATATTCGAGGCGAAGCGTCGTCCTGCGGACAATCCGTTGATCGCTCACATTTCAACTCGCGACCAGATCAGTGAATTGACGCCTGAGATCACGCAATGTGCGGAAAAGCTCATCGCCATTTTTTTTCCCGGTCCGCTGACGGTCGTATTAAAGAAACGTGAGACAGTTCCTATGATCGCTACTGCGGGTCTTGATACGATCGGGATCAGGATGCCGAAGTTCGAACTCGCCAATGAGTTTCTGAGGGCGTGCGGCGTGCCTGTCGTTGCTCCATCTGCAAATCTGTCAGGCCGGCCAAGCCCGACGACCTGGGAGGCAGTGATCGAAGATCTGGACGGCCGGATCGATTGCGTATTGAAAGGCGAGCCGACCGAGATCGGACTTGAATCGACGGTCGTGGATTGCACCGCCGATGTGCCGCTCCTGCTGCGCAGCGGTTCGATATCGTTAGAGCAATTGATCGCGGTAATGCCTGAGATCAAAACCCTTCAGTCAGATTCCGGCGAAAAGGCACGGAGTCCCGGAATGCTCCACAAGCACTATTCACCGCGGGCGAAAGTGGTGTTGATCGAAGGAAGTGACAGGGGGGCGGGTATAAAGCCCTCAGAGATCGGACTTTCACAAAGCTCATTTATTGGTTTTCGACCACCCGACTTCGGCTTCGATCTTGTCAAGAAATGCACCTCTGTCGAAGAGTATGCACATTCATTATTCGAGTTTTTCCGTGAATGCGATCGCAAGAATATCGAGACCATTTACTGTGAACAAGTCGAAGAGTCCGGGATCGGAGCGGCATTAATGGACCGTCTGCTGCGATCTGCCGAAGACTGATCTTAGTTCGGAGTAACCGCGACGATCGCATATTCAGTATTGTCACCGATCAACTCGGTCGAAATTTTCCCGCTCGTTGTCAATTTGTTCATATCCCGGAGTTTTACGAGCACCAATATCCGCCTGTTCGTTTCCGCCGCCGCAATTTCTACCACCTCTTCTACGCTGTAAAACGCTCGCTGCCTGCCCTGTTCATCACGTATCAATCTCCCCACGGCGTAAAATTCGGCATTGTGTGAAACCGAGTAATACGCGAGGATGCGTTCCGACGAATAGCCCCGTTCGTTTGCCGAGCGGACCAGGGCTTTGACGGAATCGGTCGCGGCAAAATACGGCATGACCGTTAATTGCAAAATGATAGTTCCGATAAACACGGATAGAGCAATAAGCCGCGTGACCAAGGGCCATCGCGAGCCTTTGTCGCCTAGCCGGCTTAAATAGACGGCCGCAAAGACAACCGCAGCCGGAACCGCCGGCAGGATATATCCGGGCAGTTTCGAACCGGAGAATGAAAAGAAAACCAATGGAACGAGGATCCAGGCGGCTGAAAAGATCAGGAGTCGTTTAGAGGAAACACTGAGTTTATCGGCCGCGTCATGGCGTCGAAGCAGTGATCTGACAAACGTCCAGACCGACCCGATAAAAAATGGAAGCCACGGCAGAGTCATCAACGGAAGCACGAGGAAGAAGAAATAGGACGGTTGTGGGTGCTGATATTTATTCGACGTAAACCTCTGAAAATGGTGTTGGACGAAAAACTCGTCAATGAATTCGTAGCCATGTCTGAGATACATCGGAACATACCATGTTGCGGCGATCGCAAGCGATAGCAAGGCACCCCAAAACAAGCTTATGATGAACACGCGGCTCGGAAGCTTTCGTGAAAGTGAATAGTAAAACGTCACGATCGCTAACGGGAATACGGCTCCGATCAACCCCTTCGCCAGCAACGCCATTCCGATAAATACATAAAAGAGGACCAGCGCAGATGAAACGGCCGGATCGCTTTCGGCACTGTTTGACTCGTTCTTAAAGTGCCAAACGAAAAAACCGGCCATAGCCGCGGTGATCGGAAAAGTGACGATTATGTCAAAGCTGGCGCCGTGTGCAAATGCGACAATGCCAAGGGTCGAAGAGGCTACAAGTGCAATCGTGGTCGGGAAGCTCTTTGGTACGGCACCTATCGAGGTCAGACTCCTGCCCAGGAGCCACAGGCTGAATACGGTTCCCAGGCCAAATATAGCGGGCCCGAAACGAGCCGCAAATTCACTTACGCCGAACACATGATACGACGCGATCTCGAGCCAATAGAGTAATGCCGGCTTTTCGAACCAATTAAAGCCGCCAAGCGTGGGCGTTATCCAGTCGCCGCGTTCGAACATCTCGCGAGCAACTTGAGCGTAACGGGCTTCGTCAGGGCCGAGAAATGGTACCGTCAGACCGAAAAAATAAGTAAACACTGCCAAAATGCCGAGCACTATTTTGATATAGTTGCTCTCTGACATCGGTGCTTCGGCGTCGCTCTTTGTAATTTCGGCCATCTTAAATGAGAATGTAAAGTATTGCTGAAAAACGGCTTGTTATCAAATTATGAGTGAAAATCGCCTGCTAAAAGCGGCAGTCATCGGTGTCGGCAGTCTCGGTCGGCATCACGCCCGAAATTATGCCGAGCTCGCCGCAGAAGGCCGCGTCGATCTGGTTGGCGTTTGCGACGCAAACTCTGAAACCGCGGAAAAAGTGTCATCCGATAATGGTTGTTCCCAATTCAATGACTGGCGTGACATGCTGGGCAAAGTCGATGCCGTATCGATCGCGACACCGACCGAAACGCACTGCGAGATCGCCTGCGCGTTTCTCGAAAGCGGTGTTCACGTACTCGTAGAGAAGCCGATCGCACTGACATTGGAAGACGCAGATAAGGTGATCGCGGCGTCGAATGCCTCAGGTGCCAAGTTAATGGTCGGCCAATTAGAGCGTTACAATCCGGCGATGGTAGCTTTGCGGCCGTACGTGACGAATCCGCTTTACTTTGAGATACACCGTGTTTCGCCGTTTCCCAACCGCTCGCTCGATGTCGATGTCGTGCTCGACGTAATGATCCACGATCTCGACGCGATCCAATGGCTGGTCGGCGCGAACGTCGCCGTCACTGAGATCCGAGCTGTCGGCATACCGATAATCTCGGACAAGGTCGATGCTGCCAACGCTCGGATCGAGTTTGCGAACGGAGCGGTTGCAAATATTACGGCTTCGCGTGTCGGCACCGAGAAAATTCGGAAGACGCGGTTTTATCAGACAGGATCATATGTCGTGCTCGATTACGCGACAAAGTTTGCGTCTGTTACTTCCATTATGCCCGACGCCGCTCATCCTTTGCTTGGCATCTCGATCAACCGGCTCGAGATCAATGATATCGAACCGCTTCGCGAAGAGATCACCGCGTTTTTGGACGCGATCGAGAATGATGAAACTCCTTCAATAACCGGCGGGGATGGACGCCGGGCGTTGGCGTTAGCGGTCGGCGTGTTGGAGAAGATCGAAGCGCATTCGAACCGCTTATTTGCAGTATGAGGTGTCGAGAGATCTCAGAGTTTCTATTGTCACGCATCTCGGCCGGCGATTTCCCGTCGGCTGTTTATCTTGTCGCCGAAAAGGGTGAGATCAAGCTGCACGAAGCTGTGGGCTTTGCGGTTGTCGAACCTGAACGCATCAAAGCCGACGTAGATACGATCTACGACATGGCGAGTGTGACAAAGGTTCTGGTCACCGGACTGCTGGCGGCTAAATTGGTCGAGGATGGAAAACTCAGTCTGGATAGATGTGTTAGCACTTATCTCGACGAATTTGATACTGATGACAAGCGATCGGTGACTGTCAGTGAGTTGTTATCGCACGCTTCGCATTTGCCCGCTTGGCTGCCGATGTACTTACTTGTCGATGATCCCGCAGAGGTCATCGGGGAAATAGGCCGGACGCCGTCGGACCCGGAGCAAAATGCGGTTACGTACAGCGATCTTAATTTTATCGCACTTGGAAATCTGATCGAGCGGATAGAAGGCAAACGGCTCGATGTTTTGCTAAAGGAGTTGGTGGTCTCGCCGCTCGGACTAATAGATACGGGTTTTAACCCTTCGTTCGGATCGAAACACCGCATCGCCGCAAGTGAAAAAGGCAATGGATTTGAGATGCAGACATGCATTGAGAAAGGTTATCTTCAGCCAACCGGCAGCAGGGACAAATTCCGTTTGGAAGTGATCTGGGGCGAGGTCCATGACAACAATGCATACTTTATGGGTGGCGTTGCCGGTCATGCCGGGCTGTTCTCGACGGCAAAAGATGTGTATGAGATCGCCCAACAATTTTTACCGAATCATACTTCGCTGTTCGACCCTGAGACATGCGAGATGTTTCGCACCAATTTTACACCCGGAACGAATGAACATCGCTCATTCGCGTTCCAGTTGGCGTCGACGCCGGAGTCGGCAGCGGGAATGGCAATGTCGCCGCAAAGCTATGGTCACCTAGGGTTTACAGGGACGAGCCTATGGATCGATCCGGTGAAGCAACGCGTGTTCATTCTTCTGACGAACCGGACGCATGACCGCAAACTTCCGTTCGAAAATATCAACTCCGTCCGCCGACGCTTTCACGATCTGGCGATCGAGCATCTTGACCGAATTTCTTAGCAACGAATCCAGTTAAAAAACAATCAAAAGTGACGCTTTCCCC
The sequence above is a segment of the Acidobacteriota bacterium genome. Coding sequences within it:
- the uvrC gene encoding excinuclease ABC subunit UvrC; amino-acid sequence: MTIEEKLKTLPTSAGIYIHKNGAGKIVYIGKAKNLRNRVRSYFHASRNHDPKTQQLVKVIADFEFIVVDSEVEALVLESNLIKKHKPKFNIFLKDDKQYPHLKLTNEPFPKVVVTRKLIRDGGSYYGPFLPAVMARNTLNLINRAFQLRTCDIEIDGNLPRPCLEYHLKRCLGPCVRGLCTKQEYKEAANDVKVLLDGKNKELAVELEQRMWRFSEEGKYELAAKYRDLHRTVISLGETQKMATTADRDVDIIGFYRENQRLALQLFTMREGRIVGRREFFWEDLPEDDTFDAKEFLGEVLAQYYSTDYVPLEIHVPQDFDDRDVLERALTQRRGRRVKILDPRRGTKKSMVELVETNAKIAFEQRFRVLKPDSEKVLEELQEILELSYFPERIESFDISNISGSENVAGIVVFENGKPARYAYRRLIIKSVDGANDFASMHEAVYRRYKRILDEGGQLPRLIFIDGGKGQVAAAAAAMEALDLEQIMLVGLVKPPKQHNQISHLIVHGREDRPIPFDRNSLAFRLILQIREETHKTAIEFHRKRREKRDFSSELSEIPGVGDKRKMKLLREFGSIERIATATIEALTPFVGSMTASEIVNHFERQRNFGSGNEE
- a CDS encoding threonylcarbamoyl-AMP synthase, yielding MRTIVTTSVIEAAAFIKRGGVVAFPTETVYGLGANVFDAAAVAKIFEAKRRPADNPLIAHISTRDQISELTPEITQCAEKLIAIFFPGPLTVVLKKRETVPMIATAGLDTIGIRMPKFELANEFLRACGVPVVAPSANLSGRPSPTTWEAVIEDLDGRIDCVLKGEPTEIGLESTVVDCTADVPLLLRSGSISLEQLIAVMPEIKTLQSDSGEKARSPGMLHKHYSPRAKVVLIEGSDRGAGIKPSEIGLSQSSFIGFRPPDFGFDLVKKCTSVEEYAHSLFEFFRECDRKNIETIYCEQVEESGIGAALMDRLLRSAED
- a CDS encoding glycosyltransferase family 39 protein: MAEITKSDAEAPMSESNYIKIVLGILAVFTYFFGLTVPFLGPDEARYAQVAREMFERGDWITPTLGGFNWFEKPALLYWLEIASYHVFGVSEFAARFGPAIFGLGTVFSLWLLGRSLTSIGAVPKSFPTTIALVASSTLGIVAFAHGASFDIIVTFPITAAMAGFFVWHFKNESNSAESDPAVSSALVLFYVFIGMALLAKGLIGAVFPLAIVTFYYSLSRKLPSRVFIISLFWGALLSLAIAATWYVPMYLRHGYEFIDEFFVQHHFQRFTSNKYQHPQPSYFFFLVLPLMTLPWLPFFIGSVWTFVRSLLRRHDAADKLSVSSKRLLIFSAAWILVPLVFFSFSGSKLPGYILPAVPAAVVFAAVYLSRLGDKGSRWPLVTRLIALSVFIGTIILQLTVMPYFAATDSVKALVRSANERGYSSERILAYYSVSHNAEFYAVGRLIRDEQGRQRAFYSVEEVVEIAAAETNRRILVLVKLRDMNKLTTSGKISTELIGDNTEYAIVAVTPN
- a CDS encoding Gfo/Idh/MocA family oxidoreductase encodes the protein MSENRLLKAAVIGVGSLGRHHARNYAELAAEGRVDLVGVCDANSETAEKVSSDNGCSQFNDWRDMLGKVDAVSIATPTETHCEIACAFLESGVHVLVEKPIALTLEDADKVIAASNASGAKLMVGQLERYNPAMVALRPYVTNPLYFEIHRVSPFPNRSLDVDVVLDVMIHDLDAIQWLVGANVAVTEIRAVGIPIISDKVDAANARIEFANGAVANITASRVGTEKIRKTRFYQTGSYVVLDYATKFASVTSIMPDAAHPLLGISINRLEINDIEPLREEITAFLDAIENDETPSITGGDGRRALALAVGVLEKIEAHSNRLFAV
- a CDS encoding serine hydrolase, which produces MRCREISEFLLSRISAGDFPSAVYLVAEKGEIKLHEAVGFAVVEPERIKADVDTIYDMASVTKVLVTGLLAAKLVEDGKLSLDRCVSTYLDEFDTDDKRSVTVSELLSHASHLPAWLPMYLLVDDPAEVIGEIGRTPSDPEQNAVTYSDLNFIALGNLIERIEGKRLDVLLKELVVSPLGLIDTGFNPSFGSKHRIAASEKGNGFEMQTCIEKGYLQPTGSRDKFRLEVIWGEVHDNNAYFMGGVAGHAGLFSTAKDVYEIAQQFLPNHTSLFDPETCEMFRTNFTPGTNEHRSFAFQLASTPESAAGMAMSPQSYGHLGFTGTSLWIDPVKQRVFILLTNRTHDRKLPFENINSVRRRFHDLAIEHLDRIS